The Haploplasma axanthum region GATTAGCTTCAATCTTTTTACTTTTTTCAATTCCTTCCAATAACTTATCAACGCTTTTTTTACCAAAGCCTTCAATATTAATTAATTCTTCATAATAATTCTTTAACTTATAAATATCCGTAATACTATTTAAAAAACCTAAATTATTAAAAATCTCAACAACTTTCTCACCAAGACCATCAATATCCATTGCAACTCTACTAGCAAAATGAATAATACTATTCAAGTTTCTAGCTGGGCAATCAAGATTCATGCAATAATAGTCTGCTTCTCCTTGTTTTCTCTCTATCTTAGAATTACAAACAGGACAATTGTCAATCATTTTAAAGGGGATATTATTTGTTCTTTTATCTAAATTAACTCTAACAACTTCCGGAATAATCTCTCCAGCTTTTCTAACAAAAACATAATCATTTTTTCTAATATCTTTATTAATTATATAATCTTCGTTATGAAGTGTTGCTCTTGAAACCATACTTCCAGATATTAAAACTGGTTCAAGTTCAGCTACTGGAGTAATCACTCCAGTTCTCCCAACTTGGAAAGTTATATCTTTTAGCAATGTTTCCTCTTCTTCAGGAGCAAACTTATAAGCAGTTGCCCATTTTGGACTTTTTGCAGTAACTCCTATTTCATCATAATAATTAATTTCATTAACTTTAATAACAACACCATCAGTATCATATGCAAGTGTTTTTCTTATCTTATCATATTCACTAATCTTATTTATTAATTCATCAATGTTTTCATTTACATGAAAATATGGATTAACTTTGAATCCCAATCTTCCTAAGTATTCAAGTACTTGGCTTTGAGTATTAACATATTTTTTAGCATCAACTAATGTATATAAAAAGATATCAAGTCCTCTTTTAGCGACTACTCTTGAATCTAATTGTCTAATTGTTCCAGCAGCAGCATTTCTTGGATTCGCAAATAAAGGTTCGTCATTTTTAATTCGCTCTTCATTTACTTTATGAAAGCTTTTTTGTGGCATAAAGATTTCACCACGAACTTCAATTGTTAATGGTTCACTAAGTTTTAAAGGAAGACTTTTAATTGTTCTTACATTCTCAGTGATATCTTCACCAATAAGTCCATTCCCTCTTGTTGCTGCACTAGTATATACTCCATTAACATACTTTAGACTAACTGCTAATCCATCTATTTTAAGT contains the following coding sequences:
- the ligA gene encoding NAD-dependent DNA ligase LigA; protein product: MEISKRINELIEVINKANYEYHTLDKPTISDYDYDMYLKELIELEEQNPELKRTDSPTGKIGGIILDSFNKVTHDVPMMSLSNVFNSDDVRNFYERIKKEIKSFSLTTELKIDGLAVSLKYVNGVYTSAATRGNGLIGEDITENVRTIKSLPLKLSEPLTIEVRGEIFMPQKSFHKVNEERIKNDEPLFANPRNAAAGTIRQLDSRVVAKRGLDIFLYTLVDAKKYVNTQSQVLEYLGRLGFKVNPYFHVNENIDELINKISEYDKIRKTLAYDTDGVVIKVNEINYYDEIGVTAKSPKWATAYKFAPEEEETLLKDITFQVGRTGVITPVAELEPVLISGSMVSRATLHNEDYIINKDIRKNDYVFVRKAGEIIPEVVRVNLDKRTNNIPFKMIDNCPVCNSKIERKQGEADYYCMNLDCPARNLNSIIHFASRVAMDIDGLGEKVVEIFNNLGFLNSITDIYKLKNYYEELINIEGFGKKSVDKLLEGIEKSKKIEANRLLFALGIKNVGAKVATILLNNFGSINNLFLATIDEMENINEIGSVIAKSVYEYFHNESNIIVLNELKDYGLNFEYKKLEIIEHEFNGKVFVLTGTLEHYSRDEMKELLEKHGAKVTNSVSKKTDYLVAGSDAGSKLEKAKELKITILSENEVVERLK